One Methylocapsa sp. D3K7 DNA window includes the following coding sequences:
- the groES gene encoding co-chaperone GroES → MSFRPLHDRVVVRRLEGEEKTKGGIIIPDTVKEKPQEGEIIAVGPGGRDESGKLTPLDVKAGDKILFGKWSGTEVKIDGQDLLIMKESDILGVVA, encoded by the coding sequence ATGAGCTTTCGTCCATTGCATGACCGCGTCGTGGTCAGACGACTCGAAGGTGAGGAAAAGACCAAAGGCGGGATCATTATCCCCGATACGGTCAAGGAGAAGCCCCAGGAAGGCGAAATTATCGCTGTGGGCCCCGGCGGCCGCGATGAAAGCGGCAAGCTCACGCCGCTTGATGTCAAGGCGGGGGACAAGATTCTGTTCGGCAAATGGTCGGGCACCGAGGTCAAGATCGATGGTCAGGATCTCCTGATCATGAAGGAGAGCGATATCCTGGGCGTCGTCGCCTAA
- a CDS encoding SulP family inorganic anion transporter translates to MRPSDVLRSAARYAAQDLRADLAAGLALAAVALPSQMATAHLAGFSPPVGFVAFAAAMIGFAIIGANYLVVACADSTIAPIFAGGLAALAAVGSQEYPALCASFALLTGTILLCCGLFRLGWIADLVSKPVTIGFLAGIACHIVVSQLPSLLGIDSPDGSLLQRAYAIAGKLSEMNRVSFFLGLAVFAVTVCAEWINPRIPGSLLGIAAATAAVYGFGLERNGVSVLGQIPGQFPHFQIPLVPFEHLVQAAPLAFVVVATIMVQTAATTREFPAPSQNGSLIDLDFAGVGAANLLAGYFGAFPVNASPPLTGIVAETGGRSKGAGLAAVVLILCIARFGTGLLAHVPQAALAGILFFVAMRIVRAGEIIAIFRRAFGEFLLILATLTAIVVLPVGTGVAAGIVLSLLHGIWSMTRASLIIFERVPGTSIWWPPSRDLKGEKLEGILVIAFQAPLAFLNAYKFQDQARRVLRHSQPELIVLEASSIVEIDFTAAQVILEFIEHCKQMNITFAIARLESTRAQDAFDRFGVTDAVQRDHFFHSVAEAIEILAKNPKKSNEFHEEPV, encoded by the coding sequence TTGCGCCCAAGTGATGTCCTGCGATCGGCCGCCCGTTATGCGGCACAAGATTTGCGCGCCGATCTCGCCGCCGGGCTGGCGCTCGCCGCCGTTGCACTTCCCTCGCAGATGGCCACGGCGCATCTAGCCGGCTTTTCTCCCCCTGTAGGTTTCGTTGCCTTCGCGGCGGCAATGATCGGCTTTGCGATCATCGGAGCCAATTATCTCGTTGTGGCCTGCGCGGATTCAACCATCGCGCCGATTTTTGCCGGCGGCCTTGCCGCTTTGGCGGCGGTGGGAAGCCAGGAGTATCCAGCCCTTTGCGCGAGCTTCGCTCTGCTGACCGGAACCATTTTGCTGTGTTGCGGGCTCTTCCGCCTCGGATGGATCGCCGATCTCGTGTCGAAGCCCGTAACAATCGGGTTCCTGGCCGGTATCGCCTGCCACATCGTCGTTTCCCAGCTCCCCTCACTGCTCGGGATAGATTCTCCCGATGGCAGCTTGTTGCAGCGAGCCTATGCGATCGCTGGCAAATTGAGCGAGATGAACCGCGTTTCTTTCTTTCTCGGACTCGCTGTCTTCGCCGTGACGGTATGCGCCGAGTGGATCAACCCGCGCATTCCAGGATCGCTGCTCGGAATTGCGGCGGCGACAGCTGCGGTTTATGGGTTTGGTCTTGAGCGCAATGGCGTCTCGGTTCTTGGGCAAATACCGGGGCAATTCCCCCATTTCCAAATCCCGCTGGTTCCATTCGAGCATCTCGTTCAAGCCGCGCCGCTCGCCTTCGTCGTGGTCGCCACCATTATGGTGCAAACCGCCGCGACGACCCGAGAATTCCCCGCGCCGTCCCAGAACGGCAGCTTGATCGATCTCGATTTCGCCGGAGTTGGTGCGGCCAATCTGCTGGCGGGCTATTTCGGCGCCTTTCCCGTCAATGCAAGCCCGCCCCTGACCGGGATCGTCGCCGAGACAGGCGGGCGCAGCAAAGGCGCCGGGCTGGCGGCCGTCGTGCTGATCCTGTGCATCGCCCGTTTCGGCACCGGGCTTCTCGCGCATGTTCCGCAAGCGGCGCTTGCCGGAATTTTATTTTTCGTCGCGATGCGGATCGTCCGCGCGGGAGAAATCATTGCGATTTTCCGGCGCGCTTTCGGCGAGTTCCTGCTGATCCTCGCAACCTTGACGGCGATCGTCGTGCTGCCGGTGGGAACGGGCGTGGCGGCCGGTATCGTGCTGTCGCTGCTGCACGGAATATGGTCGATGACGCGCGCCAGTCTCATCATCTTCGAGCGGGTTCCAGGAACCTCGATTTGGTGGCCTCCAAGCCGTGATCTCAAGGGCGAAAAACTTGAAGGAATTCTCGTTATCGCTTTCCAAGCTCCCCTGGCCTTTCTCAACGCCTATAAATTCCAGGATCAAGCCCGGCGCGTCCTCCGGCACTCTCAACCCGAACTTATCGTCTTGGAAGCCAGCAGCATTGTCGAAATCGATTTCACGGCGGCGCAAGTCATTCTTGAATTTATCGAGCACTGCAAACAAATGAACATTACTTTCGCGATTGCCCGGCTCGAATCGACGCGGGCCCAGGACGCTTTCGACCGTTTCGGCGTCACCGATGCCGTGCAGCGCGATCATTTCTTTCATAGCGTGGCCGAAGCGATTGAAATCCTCGCGAAAAACCCCAAAAAGTCGAATGAGTTTCATGAAGAACCGGTGTAG
- a CDS encoding MgtC/SapB family protein — MPPIFDPAIQKDALDLIIAVLLGGVIGFEREWRQRLAGLRTNTLVSLGAAIFVVFEGQFTDSGPTRVAAQVVSGIGFLGAGVIWKEGVNVRGLNTAATLWCSAAVGLLAGAGSWRLAILAAALIVGVNIVLRPLTSLINRQPIDTADVETSYIVNVTCRGADEAQIRALLVQGFGVSDLHLRELESSDIEGSDRVEVTATLISDKRREIALEYIVGRLSLQPGVTAARWRTVNTFV, encoded by the coding sequence ATGCCACCGATATTCGATCCCGCGATCCAGAAGGACGCGCTCGATCTAATCATCGCAGTCCTGCTCGGCGGCGTCATCGGCTTCGAGCGGGAGTGGCGCCAGCGTCTGGCGGGTTTGCGGACCAACACGCTGGTTTCGCTCGGTGCCGCGATTTTCGTCGTCTTTGAGGGTCAATTCACCGATTCCGGTCCGACGCGGGTCGCCGCGCAGGTGGTGAGCGGCATCGGATTTCTCGGCGCCGGCGTGATCTGGAAGGAAGGCGTCAATGTGCGCGGCCTCAACACTGCGGCGACGCTTTGGTGTTCCGCCGCCGTCGGCCTACTGGCCGGCGCCGGCTCCTGGCGCCTCGCGATCCTTGCCGCGGCTCTCATCGTCGGCGTCAATATTGTGCTGCGGCCGCTGACTAGCCTGATCAACCGCCAGCCGATTGATACGGCTGATGTCGAGACTTCCTATATCGTCAATGTCACATGCCGGGGCGCCGACGAAGCGCAAATCCGTGCGCTGCTGGTGCAAGGGTTCGGCGTCAGCGATCTGCATCTGCGCGAACTCGAAAGCAGCGATATCGAAGGTTCCGACCGGGTTGAAGTTACGGCCACCCTCATATCGGACAAGCGGCGTGAGATCGCGCTCGAATATATCGTCGGCCGGTTGAGCTTGCAGCCGGGCGTGACGGCCGCGCGCTGGCGAACGGTGAACACTTTCGTGTGA
- the groL gene encoding chaperonin GroEL (60 kDa chaperone family; promotes refolding of misfolded polypeptides especially under stressful conditions; forms two stacked rings of heptamers to form a barrel-shaped 14mer; ends can be capped by GroES; misfolded proteins enter the barrel where they are refolded when GroES binds), producing MSAKDVRFSSDARDRMLRGVDIIANAVRVTLGPKGRNVVIEKSFGAPRITKDGVAVAKEIELADKFENLGAQLIREVASKQNDAAGDGTTTATILAASIVREGTKAVAAGLNPMDLKRGIDLAVEAVVADLKKNSKKVTSNDEIAQVGTISANGDKSVGTMISTAMQKVGNEGVITVEEAKSLETELDIVEGMQFDRGYLSPYFITNAEKMIAELEDPYILIHEKKLSSLQALLPVLESVVQAGKPLVIIAEDVEGEALATLVVNKLRGGLKVAAVKAPGFGDRRKAMLEDIAILTSGQLISEELGIKLENVTLQMLGRAKRIRIDKEATTIIDGSGDKKDIEARIAQIKAQIADTTSDYDREKLQERLAKLAGGVAVIRVGGATEVEVKEKKDRVDDALNATRAAVEEGVLPGGGVALLRSIKALENLTVENPDQKTGVDIVRKAIQTPAKQIVDNSGGDGAVVVGKLIENTSYAYGYNAQSGEYGDLVKLGIIDPTKVVRTALQDAASIAGLLITTEAIVVEAPKKDAPAMPGGGGMGGMGGMDF from the coding sequence ATGTCAGCCAAAGACGTCCGTTTTTCGTCCGATGCCCGCGATCGCATGTTGCGCGGCGTCGACATCATCGCCAACGCTGTCAGGGTCACCCTTGGCCCCAAAGGCCGTAACGTAGTCATCGAGAAATCATTCGGCGCGCCGCGTATCACCAAGGATGGTGTCGCGGTTGCAAAAGAGATCGAGCTTGCCGACAAATTCGAAAATCTCGGCGCCCAGCTGATCCGCGAAGTCGCGTCGAAGCAAAATGACGCGGCCGGCGATGGCACCACCACCGCGACGATCCTCGCGGCTTCGATTGTCCGCGAAGGGACCAAGGCGGTCGCCGCCGGCCTCAACCCGATGGATCTGAAACGTGGCATCGACCTCGCTGTCGAGGCCGTCGTCGCCGATCTCAAGAAAAACTCGAAAAAGGTCACCTCGAACGACGAGATCGCCCAGGTTGGCACGATCTCGGCCAATGGCGACAAGTCGGTCGGAACGATGATCTCGACCGCGATGCAAAAGGTCGGCAATGAGGGCGTGATCACCGTTGAAGAGGCAAAGAGCCTTGAGACGGAACTCGACATCGTTGAAGGCATGCAGTTCGATCGCGGCTATCTCTCGCCCTATTTCATCACCAATGCCGAGAAGATGATCGCCGAGCTAGAAGACCCTTATATTCTCATCCATGAGAAGAAATTGTCTTCGCTGCAGGCCCTGCTGCCGGTTCTCGAATCCGTGGTGCAGGCTGGCAAACCGCTCGTCATCATCGCCGAAGACGTCGAAGGCGAGGCGCTCGCGACGCTCGTCGTCAATAAGCTGCGCGGCGGCTTGAAGGTCGCGGCGGTCAAAGCCCCCGGCTTTGGCGACCGCCGGAAGGCTATGCTTGAGGACATTGCGATCCTGACTTCCGGGCAATTGATTTCCGAAGAGCTCGGCATCAAGCTCGAAAACGTCACCTTGCAGATGCTCGGCCGTGCCAAGCGGATTCGCATCGACAAGGAAGCGACCACGATCATCGACGGTTCCGGCGACAAGAAGGACATCGAGGCGCGTATTGCCCAGATCAAGGCGCAAATCGCTGACACCACGTCGGACTATGACCGTGAAAAGCTGCAAGAGCGCTTGGCGAAGCTCGCGGGCGGCGTCGCGGTGATCCGCGTCGGCGGCGCGACCGAGGTCGAAGTGAAGGAAAAGAAGGACCGCGTCGATGACGCGCTCAACGCAACCCGTGCCGCCGTCGAAGAAGGCGTATTGCCGGGTGGTGGTGTGGCCTTGCTGCGTTCGATTAAGGCCCTCGAAAACCTCACGGTCGAAAACCCGGACCAGAAAACCGGCGTCGATATCGTTCGCAAGGCGATCCAGACCCCCGCCAAACAGATCGTTGACAACTCCGGCGGCGACGGTGCGGTTGTGGTCGGCAAACTCATTGAGAATACCTCCTATGCCTATGGCTACAACGCCCAAAGCGGCGAATATGGCGATCTGGTGAAGCTCGGCATCATCGATCCGACCAAGGTCGTCCGCACCGCCCTTCAGGATGCAGCCTCCATCGCCGGTCTCCTCATCACCACCGAGGCGATTGTCGTGGAAGCACCGAAGAAAGATGCTCCCGCCATGCCAGGCGGCGGCGGGATGGGCGGCATGGGCGGCATGGATTTCTAA
- a CDS encoding quinoprotein relay system zinc metallohydrolase 2 gives MRGHGETGTTGEHAPPPPSPHKTGQPSRRRVVFGGFCLCCLPSAIYAGETAPLATEEIASGIHIRRGIDEDATLANDNAIANTGFIVGIEAVLVTDPGGSLTDGERLRAAIAQTTKLPIKYVVMSHVHPDHVFGAGAFLKDDPVFIGHARLKETLHERSAYYREKLAAIIGPEKAGVVVLPGMEIRDRAEIDLGGRIIEVTAHAASHTVCDVSLFDKNTGTLLPADLVFIGRMPSLDGSLRGWIKTLEVLKNHAAARTVPGHGPVAADWPLASAAITRYLTTLERDTKKAIADGIAIDAAIKTVAASERSEWKLFDDYNGRNVGEAYKELEWE, from the coding sequence ATGCGTGGCCATGGCGAAACTGGAACCACCGGGGAACACGCGCCGCCGCCCCCCTCCCCGCACAAGACCGGCCAGCCAAGCCGGCGCCGCGTTGTTTTTGGCGGCTTCTGCCTCTGCTGTTTGCCAAGCGCGATATACGCGGGCGAAACCGCTCCCCTCGCGACGGAAGAAATCGCCTCAGGCATCCACATCAGGCGCGGCATTGACGAAGATGCGACGCTCGCCAACGACAATGCCATCGCCAACACCGGATTTATCGTAGGGATCGAGGCGGTACTCGTCACCGATCCAGGGGGCAGCCTCACTGACGGCGAACGCTTGCGCGCTGCGATCGCCCAAACAACCAAGCTACCGATTAAATATGTGGTGATGAGCCATGTCCATCCCGACCATGTTTTCGGGGCCGGCGCCTTTTTGAAGGATGATCCGGTCTTCATCGGACACGCGCGGCTCAAGGAGACACTGCATGAGCGAAGCGCCTATTACCGCGAAAAATTGGCGGCTATAATCGGGCCCGAAAAAGCCGGGGTTGTCGTTTTGCCGGGAATGGAAATCCGCGACCGCGCCGAAATCGATCTCGGCGGCCGCATCATCGAGGTCACAGCCCACGCCGCTTCCCATACGGTTTGCGACGTGAGCTTATTCGATAAAAACACCGGTACGCTTCTGCCCGCCGATTTGGTGTTCATTGGCCGCATGCCCTCGCTCGACGGCAGTTTGCGCGGCTGGATCAAGACGCTGGAGGTGCTAAAAAATCATGCGGCGGCCCGAACTGTGCCGGGGCATGGCCCTGTCGCGGCGGATTGGCCCTTGGCGTCTGCGGCGATCACGCGCTATTTGACAACGCTCGAGCGCGACACAAAGAAGGCAATCGCCGACGGAATTGCAATTGACGCCGCCATCAAAACCGTTGCCGCATCAGAAAGAAGCGAATGGAAACTGTTCGACGATTACAACGGCCGCAATGTTGGCGAAGCATATAAGGAACTCGAATGGGAATGA
- a CDS encoding rhodanese-like domain-containing protein has product MRPKTAKIALSIAAVTHLFAAGTASAEVPEPQTYWTGQMHSEVPATLSGARVIHAQDLAGILSEGKAILIDAAAAPRRPENLAPGAIWKPVPHDDIAGSIWLPEMGSGRLTPEEESFYRQRLKALTASDLDRPIVFYCHPQCWGSWNAAKRALSFGYRNIAWFPDGAEGWQDAGHSLVAAEPETPPVSSN; this is encoded by the coding sequence ATGCGACCGAAAACCGCGAAGATCGCCCTCAGCATTGCGGCTGTAACGCATCTCTTTGCCGCCGGAACCGCATCCGCCGAAGTACCCGAACCGCAAACCTATTGGACGGGCCAAATGCACAGCGAGGTGCCCGCGACGCTTTCGGGCGCGCGGGTCATTCATGCGCAAGATCTGGCTGGGATTTTGAGTGAAGGCAAAGCCATACTGATCGACGCCGCCGCGGCGCCGCGCCGCCCGGAGAATCTGGCGCCCGGTGCGATCTGGAAACCGGTGCCGCACGACGACATCGCGGGCAGCATCTGGTTGCCGGAAATGGGTTCTGGAAGGCTCACGCCAGAAGAGGAATCCTTTTACCGGCAACGCCTCAAGGCCTTAACGGCAAGCGACCTCGACCGGCCCATTGTTTTTTATTGCCACCCGCAGTGCTGGGGGAGCTGGAACGCGGCAAAGCGCGCCCTGAGCTTTGGCTATCGCAATATCGCTTGGTTTCCTGACGGCGCCGAAGGCTGGCAGGATGCGGGGCATTCGCTGGTTGCCGCTGAACCGGAGACGCCGCCTGTGTCCAGCAACTGA
- a CDS encoding Do family serine endopeptidase has product MGLFPVFLGAGRFEHGARWRQVGTRPAYGLLCALILGAAGSALLIPGPSPAFAKGPDSLADLADSVSDAVVNISATQTMDEKHASNAPQLEPGTPFDDLFEEFFKRHQQGGQRGQGGGDRPEKPRERKSNSLGSGFVIDPSGIVITNNHVIADANEVTVIFTDGQKLKADVIGKDEKVDVAVLRVKPDKPLKAVKFGDSEKTRVGDWVLAVGNPFGLGGTVTAGIISARHRNIDSGPYDNYFQTDAAINKGNSGGPLFNMAGEVIGINTAILSPSGGSIGIGFATPAATVLPVIDQLQKFGETRRGWLGVRIQNVDDTIAESLNLGKLRGALVAGTDDKGPAKAAGLKAGDVIIKFDGTDIKESRDLPKIVASEPVGKEVEIVVMRQGKQIAKTIKLGRLEENEKQVALAGKHDEAGKKAIAGPVEKALGMEFSSLTDELRQKFSIKSTVAGVVITDVDPDSSAAEKHVQSGDVIVEINQEPVKDPTDLSKKIEALKGSGKKSALLLVANGQGEVRFVALGLP; this is encoded by the coding sequence ATGGGTCTATTCCCGGTTTTTCTCGGTGCAGGGCGGTTTGAACATGGCGCGCGGTGGAGGCAGGTTGGCACACGCCCCGCTTATGGACTTCTTTGCGCGCTGATTTTGGGCGCCGCGGGAAGTGCCTTGCTGATTCCCGGTCCCTCCCCCGCCTTCGCAAAGGGGCCGGACTCCCTGGCCGATCTCGCGGATTCGGTGAGCGATGCCGTCGTCAACATATCGGCGACGCAGACGATGGACGAAAAACACGCCAGCAACGCGCCGCAGCTGGAGCCGGGGACGCCATTCGACGATCTATTCGAGGAATTCTTCAAGCGCCATCAGCAGGGGGGCCAGCGGGGCCAAGGGGGGGGCGACCGCCCAGAAAAGCCGCGCGAACGCAAGTCGAATTCCCTCGGGTCAGGCTTCGTCATCGATCCCTCCGGCATCGTCATCACCAACAATCATGTGATCGCCGATGCCAATGAAGTGACGGTGATTTTCACGGATGGGCAGAAACTGAAGGCGGACGTGATCGGCAAGGACGAAAAAGTCGATGTCGCCGTGCTCCGGGTCAAGCCGGACAAGCCGCTGAAAGCCGTAAAATTCGGCGACAGTGAGAAGACGCGGGTGGGCGATTGGGTGCTCGCCGTCGGCAATCCCTTTGGACTTGGCGGCACGGTTACCGCCGGAATTATCTCGGCCCGCCATCGCAACATCGATTCTGGCCCTTACGACAATTATTTCCAGACCGACGCGGCGATCAACAAGGGCAATTCCGGGGGGCCTCTCTTCAACATGGCAGGGGAAGTGATCGGTATCAATACCGCGATACTGTCCCCCTCAGGAGGGTCGATCGGGATCGGCTTCGCAACACCCGCAGCGACAGTTCTCCCGGTCATCGATCAATTGCAAAAATTCGGCGAAACGCGGCGTGGCTGGCTCGGCGTGCGCATTCAAAATGTCGACGATACGATCGCCGAGAGCCTCAATCTCGGCAAGCTGCGCGGTGCCCTGGTCGCGGGAACCGACGACAAGGGCCCAGCCAAGGCGGCGGGTCTCAAAGCCGGGGATGTCATCATCAAATTCGATGGAACAGACATTAAGGAATCGCGCGATCTGCCGAAAATCGTCGCCTCGGAGCCGGTCGGCAAGGAGGTCGAGATCGTGGTGATGCGGCAGGGCAAGCAGATCGCCAAAACGATCAAGCTCGGCCGCTTGGAAGAGAATGAGAAGCAGGTTGCCCTTGCCGGTAAGCATGACGAGGCCGGCAAAAAAGCGATCGCCGGCCCGGTTGAAAAGGCCCTCGGGATGGAGTTTTCGAGCCTCACCGATGAATTGCGGCAGAAATTTTCCATCAAAAGCACCGTCGCAGGTGTCGTGATCACCGATGTCGATCCCGACTCGAGCGCCGCTGAAAAACATGTTCAATCCGGCGATGTGATCGTCGAAATCAATCAGGAGCCGGTCAAGGATCCCACCGATCTTTCGAAAAAAATCGAGGCTTTGAAGGGCAGTGGTAAGAAATCGGCGCTCCTCCTCGTCGCCAACGGGCAAGGCGAAGTGCGTTTCGTCGCATTGGGCTTGCCATAA
- a CDS encoding quinoprotein dehydrogenase-associated SoxYZ-like carrier has protein sequence MIPHQTETPKSIALAAALASALLLSGAAAAQDDEAARAARWNDLAQEIFGTRHIQPGDAQIVLEAPDRAEDAALVPITIRVQNPKDVKSLYLIIDDNPAPIAAHVIFGPAGDPQSLKLRVRVNQYTYMHAIEETVGGALHETHRFVKASGGCSAPSGSYDAQALTEIGKMKLRWLGEPQEGHAREAQLLIRHPNFNGMQRDEMTQGYTPARFLKSVDVTLNGEAVVHLDSDISLAADPAITFNVNAPDKGKLAVKARDSDNALFEQSFDLGPGGS, from the coding sequence ATGATCCCCCACCAAACTGAGACCCCGAAAAGCATTGCTTTGGCCGCAGCTCTCGCTAGCGCTCTGCTTCTTTCGGGGGCAGCGGCAGCGCAAGACGATGAGGCGGCGCGTGCCGCCCGCTGGAACGACCTGGCGCAAGAGATTTTCGGGACGCGGCACATTCAGCCCGGCGATGCCCAAATTGTTTTGGAAGCACCTGATCGTGCGGAGGACGCAGCCCTCGTCCCGATTACGATCCGCGTGCAAAATCCCAAGGACGTCAAAAGCCTCTATCTCATCATCGATGACAATCCCGCCCCCATCGCCGCGCATGTCATCTTCGGTCCGGCGGGCGATCCGCAAAGCCTAAAACTCCGCGTCCGCGTCAATCAATACACCTATATGCATGCCATCGAGGAGACGGTAGGCGGCGCTCTCCATGAGACGCATCGCTTCGTCAAGGCCTCGGGCGGCTGCTCGGCGCCGTCCGGCTCTTATGACGCGCAAGCGCTGACCGAAATCGGCAAGATGAAACTGCGCTGGCTGGGTGAGCCGCAAGAAGGTCACGCGCGCGAGGCGCAGCTCTTGATCCGGCACCCCAATTTCAACGGCATGCAAAGAGACGAGATGACTCAGGGCTATACCCCCGCACGCTTTCTCAAATCGGTCGATGTCACCTTAAACGGCGAGGCCGTAGTGCATCTCGACAGCGATATCTCGCTCGCCGCCGATCCTGCGATTACTTTTAACGTCAACGCGCCGGACAAGGGCAAGCTCGCGGTCAAAGCCCGTGACAGCGACAATGCGCTTTTTGAACAAAGTTTCGATCTTGGTCCGGGCGGCAGCTAA
- a CDS encoding DUF2252 domain-containing protein produces the protein MSHSSFDAIPAKNLPRAERLKAGQALRQQVPREAHAACPPASSRDPVAILAETDGARIPELLPIRYQRMQQSPFTFLRGAAAVMAHDLAATPQVGAHVQACGDCHLLNFGVFSTPEGRVLFDINDFDETLPGIDFTVDIKRLAASVAVAALNANMPDKRARALATATVKSYREFILELAVKPPLEVWYTRMEIDREVKRIGDTKLRETLFSVLIKAKKDLAADDNFPHLATAKAGVARIADRPPLIYHFDTAATKDYKIHAHSAFANYQSCLLPERRALVERYTLADIAFKVVGVGSVGTFCAVGLFMTADGEPLFLQVKQALPSVLEKIAAPPPHLLQQGCRVVEGQRAMQAASDIFLGWTEEPKTSRHFYVRQLKNRRLGSLGQVLEGKALDAYANLCGRTLARAHARSGDPALLAGYMGKSEVFDDALGTFAMAYAAQTKHDHACLKSAHGAKGSLAPK, from the coding sequence ATGTCACATTCTTCCTTCGACGCCATTCCGGCCAAAAATCTCCCGCGCGCGGAACGACTTAAGGCGGGGCAGGCGCTGCGCCAACAGGTGCCGCGTGAAGCCCATGCTGCGTGCCCGCCAGCGTCCAGCCGAGATCCGGTCGCCATTCTCGCCGAAACCGACGGCGCACGCATCCCAGAACTTCTTCCAATCCGCTACCAGCGCATGCAGCAGTCGCCCTTTACCTTTCTGCGCGGTGCCGCCGCCGTGATGGCCCATGATCTTGCGGCTACACCCCAAGTCGGGGCGCACGTTCAGGCCTGCGGCGATTGTCATTTGCTGAATTTCGGCGTTTTTTCAACGCCGGAAGGACGCGTCCTCTTCGATATCAATGATTTCGACGAGACTTTGCCGGGCATCGATTTTACGGTGGATATCAAGCGGCTCGCCGCCAGCGTTGCGGTTGCTGCTCTTAACGCGAACATGCCGGACAAAAGGGCACGAGCGCTCGCGACAGCGACCGTCAAATCCTATCGCGAATTCATCCTCGAGCTCGCCGTCAAGCCGCCGCTCGAGGTCTGGTACACGCGCATGGAAATTGATCGCGAGGTCAAACGGATCGGCGATACGAAACTGCGCGAAACCTTGTTTTCCGTCTTGATAAAAGCCAAAAAAGATTTGGCGGCGGACGATAATTTCCCGCATCTCGCGACGGCGAAAGCAGGCGTTGCGCGGATCGCGGACCGCCCGCCCCTGATCTATCATTTCGATACGGCGGCGACGAAGGACTACAAGATTCATGCGCATTCCGCCTTCGCCAATTACCAATCCTGCCTGCTTCCGGAGCGGCGCGCACTTGTCGAACGTTACACGCTTGCTGACATTGCCTTCAAAGTCGTCGGTGTCGGCAGCGTCGGAACATTTTGTGCCGTCGGCCTTTTCATGACAGCGGATGGCGAGCCCTTATTCCTGCAGGTCAAGCAGGCGCTTCCATCTGTGCTCGAAAAAATTGCAGCGCCGCCGCCGCACCTCTTACAGCAGGGCTGCCGGGTGGTGGAAGGCCAGAGGGCGATGCAGGCTGCGAGCGATATTTTTCTTGGCTGGACCGAAGAACCCAAGACCAGCCGGCATTTCTACGTCCGCCAGCTCAAGAACCGCCGGCTTGGTTCCCTCGGTCAAGTCCTCGAAGGCAAGGCACTCGATGCCTATGCCAACCTCTGCGGCCGGACACTTGCGAGAGCGCATGCAAGAAGCGGCGACCCGGCGCTGCTGGCGGGCTATATGGGAAAATCGGAAGTTTTCGACGACGCGCTTGGCACCTTCGCGATGGCTTATGCCGCGCAAACAAAGCATGATCATGCATGCTTGAAATCCGCTCATGGGGCGAAGGGCAGTCTTGCGCCCAAGTGA